The Macaca nemestrina isolate mMacNem1 chromosome 9, mMacNem.hap1, whole genome shotgun sequence genome includes the window TGTTTCTCATAGCACAGGTGCAGCAGTGATCAATGGCTCTCAGCATCCATCGTCATCGTCGTCTGTCAATGATGTGTCTTCAATGTCAACAGATCCGACTTTGGCCTCGGATACAGACAGCAGTCTAGAAGCATCAGCTGGGCCTCTGGGCTGCTGTAGATGACTACTTGGGCCGTGGGGGGGTGGGAGGGACGGGGAGTCGGTTAGTCATTGATAGAACTACTTTGAAAACAATTCAGTGGTCTTATTTTTgagtgatttttcaaaaaatgtagaATTCATTTTGTAGTaaagtagtttattttttttaatttcaagtgaTGTAATTTAAAACCTAAGTTGTGtttcaaaacagcaacaaaactgTATTGTATTTTTTGCTGTAATTAACTGTATAATGTAAACCTAATTATTttatcatgttttaaattttttgcatatttgctttatcttatgctgctgatttttttaactgaatttgTAAGATTTTGTTTATCAAAGCAACTATTATGTGGTGACTTGCCTATATCATgaattatttaagatttttatagttttttttaattagaatttaTTTCAGATGTTTTGTTCATGATACTATCCTTCAGGGTTATGTGCTTATCAATGAAATAACCCCAGAGGAGTGAGGGAAAATAACTTGTAGCCAGTTATATTCAGGAATAACTACTGTAAATGATGAACGTGTTAGGAGACCTCCAATATTTGCTACTTGCCAATCCTAATTTAGTTACAAGAATTGGTAGGCAATCCTACTTAATTTTGGCAAAAGCCCCGTCATCTAAGTGGCAGAATAACTCAGAGCATGTCTTTGAAGATGCTGGGCATCTACCACCACCTTATGTCCCCACCCTACCCAacagaaataagtaaaaagaacatGGTGTATTCTGCAAATTTGTGGCATGCTCAAAGTTTATGATCACATAAAGTCAAGAGGATACTTCATGAATAATACATTTCAATGCAAATAAACAGATGGTTCACTTCTACTAGCTATGAGCCTGTTTTTGTATACACTGAGTTAATCTACTCAGGCTGTAGGTCCCAGCAATGTTCTAGAGTCTAGTCTTTCCCTTTCCTGCAGCTTCGGGCCCTTGGACCTTTCCGGTTTCCTATTACTTGGAGTGTCTGTCAGTTGAACACCAGTTGTTCTGGTGTTTCTGGCCATTTGATTCTACTTGTAGCATAATCATATTTATACTAGCTATTGGGAGGTTCCAAAGCCTACCTAGATTTGTGTAGGTGATGTATCAAATGAGCAATATACCGTTCATCTGAAAATAGTAGCACACAGCCATATATAGGATGTCATTTTCTAAGGACTGTTTCTTCACATTGAGCAGAGCAGGCATAAATGGTGGTTATTTAGTctgagtcttttatttttttatacctGATTTTCAACATAACATGCAATGTGGATGTCGAGTAGTGTAAGAATGGTGCTGCTCCTGACAAGTGTATGTTAACTGTTTACATTTTCTATCTGCAGAATTATTTCTCTATAACTGAACTTTTCCCAAGTAAAATGTCTTTGAAGTCTCGTTATTTCTGAAATACGGTGTCTGTAATAGACCCAGGCACCTTTTAAATGATCTCTGGAACAAGAGGGATTTCATGTAATGAACTAGGAAATGCATACTCACATAAGCAGCAAGGTTCTAGGCAGAAAGCCCCTTGGAATTCGTGACCAATGGGAAGAACAGGTGTGGCTTAACATGCAGTGTCTGAAAATTTGCTTggcattttattcatatatttagtgCAAAATTCCTTttgaatgagatattttacatcaTTGTTAATGTGCAATATTTAAGATTAAAATACATTAGCCTTTTTATATACTTTGAAATAGCAGGTTTGTTTTTGATGGCTTAGAGTCATGATTTCCAGCTTCCCAGCCTTTTTATCAGTCCCTTTTCTAATACAACAAGGTGCATTAATTTGATTAGACAAATTAGAGTTTTAAGACTATAACACCTCTTGAATTGTAGACAGGAAATACTGGATTCACAGTTTTAGCAGAAATTTGAGAATGAGTGTGTTTATATTAATTTGACAATTAGCTGTATTTTCTGTAACGTAGATTATGTCACTGTTGCACTTTCACAGCAGACATGCTTTCAGAAGGTTCTCTTATTTTATGCTTGATTGCTGATAAGCCATCTCTATTGATACAGATTTTGGTTAAGTAAGGAAAACCAGGTGTCTGACTGTATCATTTGTTGTAAACGCCAGCTGCCACTTGCCAACCATAACATTGAGTTcaattcaaagaaaacaaactcGAATTACTTAGtgtaaactaaaatatttaacaaattataTCCTAAAAACAAGGTCTCTTTGTTAAATGTTGTGTGCCCTAGGTTTTAAATTACTACATCTAAATACAATTTTGCTCTTAAATTTGTTAAGCTAAATAGGTattggttctttttattttggaatccTTTAAgcatcttaaacattttttttcccaagagaaGTTACAAATAACATTTCTGTCAGGTAGTACTTGTGTGAAACCACCTTTCTTGttctataattttgatttttcaattttatatactTAATATACTCACTGTCTTACTATGAGAAAGTTATTTTGACCAAGATTTTTATTATCTTCACAGATTAAGAAAGAGATGCCAATTCTTTACCTGTGTCTTCCTGGTTACTATTCTCTTCCCTCTAATATATACTGGCCATTTGTAAAACCATTGTATCGTTGGGATCACTTAGTTATACTATACGCAAATAGAGCATCTCAGCTCTGTCATACTGCTTGCTGAACAGTTTTCAGTGTGTCATGCACCTTTGGCTGCTGGTTGTTCCTGACGTGCACTCTTCCAAGTTGGTAAAGGCACAGTGTGTTCATACCAGGTGTTCCTAAGAGAAACACCAGCCTGTTAAATGAGAAGCCTACACACAACCCCCTTAACAATCCAGAGAAGCTTGACAGTGTGCAAAGAAGCACTCTTTCTGCCAGCCTTGTCAGTGTTCTGTTCTATGCTAATCCTGCTGTGCTGTCTGAAAGATGGAGGGAAGAGGACATCAGTGTCTGATAGTGAAATCAGCAGCAGGAAAGTGAAGCTCTTTCCTTGGTTACAGATAAGATGGTTTACACTATTGGCCAGTATCTGCTACACATATGAAGACTTAACTATTCAGTGTTTGCCTAGGCACTAGCCTGCACAACATTTTGAGGTTAAAACatagtatattttcaaaaatattattgtaGTTTGTGAGTGTTGTTCATTAGTTACACATTAGCTATAGAGTGGATGCATGAAGCCCCATGACACCAGTAAACTCTTCTTACCAGTAGGTAAACCAAACACCACCATTCTGTCATTAGCAGCCCTCTTAAATGTTGCCTCTCCATATCCTGTTGCATTTTTTGTGTGCATTGTGTTTCTACTGATCTCTCTTAGGTTTTTCCGGAATCAAAGGAAACTAATTTTTCCTTAATAGCAAGAAAGATGAAGAGGTAAAGGGCATTGAAGCAGAAATGTATAGTTTGGGGTACAATTAGAAAACTCATAAGGAAAACAGAAATCCTAATTAATTTCAAACTGACTGCTCTTCGTTAAGTGCTCTTAAGGAGAGTCTAGTAAGAGTAACACTTTCTGGCCATCTTTAGTTTAGATTCTCTTCGTTACTGAAACTTTTGAGAAATATTACCTATGGATTAATTTTGCACAATGTTCTATTCTCATAATGACTTACAAATTAAACTAGGCTTTTATTGAACTACCTCACACTAATTTTCTATGCTTTCCCAAGTAAGCTGTTGCCCTGTTAGATCTTTGCTGAGTGAATTATAAATGTGTGTTAAATACTTTTTAGCCAATGTTGAAACAATACCAGTAAGTATGTAAAGTATATACCTTACATCAGTAAGAGACACATGTAAAATCTTTCACTGTATATCTTGGAAAATTGTGTTAGATGTGCTCGTTGACATTATTACTGTTTTGTAAGTAGAACCTGCTCGTGATATCAGTCCAttctttacattttacaaaagGAGTAAATCTTAGTAAACTTTTACgaagaaataaattacttttgtAGGCCCAATATTTGGTATATTTTTGAGAAGCTGTTAATCTTTTAGCTGAATAATGAAGTTAGACTGAATTACGTGTCTCCCTGGACTGTGACATCTACTTTCTCATTACAGTTTATCCTGGCCAGCAGGGTGTCACACCTGGAAACCTGAGTATGATAACTGacatttgcttttcttcctctgcGATGTCATTCCTCCTCCATTCCTCTCCTTCCCTGTGTTCcgttccctctcctttcctctagACAAAACAAAATGGGGCACTTTTTAGGGAATGCTGAGATCATTATTGTGATTTTTCATCATTCATGCCCTAGTCATTAAACATGCACCACTGGAATGTAAACAACGTTATCTAGTATGTCAATTggttacaatattttaaataaaaaagtggtatgaaaattatgaaattaagAGTTTTTTCATTGAAAACAAAATCTGTGGTAAAGTGTTTCTTGGCAATTTTAGGATTGCCTGTGGATTGAGAGAAAAGGGGTCTTGCTAGGGCCGGTTTCTTAGATTTGGATTTTATACAGATTGTAAAGAGCCTAAACTTTCACTTTGGTTATCTGGTTGATCTGGTCTTGGATTTCTTGTGTTTGAAATTTCTGGACAAAGTTTATCTAACAAAGGAACTTTGCTTCAATGCCCTTAACCTAGTTCTTGGTAGACATATGAGAGAATAGCCATCATAACCACTTGGCAAAAATAAGTACTTAAAATTGGGGTCCGTTTCAAAACGAGATTTTAGCTTTGAATGTTTCCAACTTTTGCCATGCTTATTTGCTCTTTGCCTACATTGGGTGTGCTGCTGTGTGGGAATACAGGGTCCCTGCTGCATACCTTCCCAGCCGCTGTGATGACGCCACTCCATCTTGCACAGTTCCTGCTCCAAATGACCCTTGTACCGTGCTGTCTCTGCCCTCACCCGAACTCACACTGCCCTTCTCTGAGGAGCGGGGAGGAAGGGGCTGGTCTTTTAGCTGCCCGCTGCTGCTGAATCAGCTGCGTGGCTGCTGAGCTGTTTCATCACCGTCATAGAGAGGCCTCCCAGGAGAAACTGGGTAGCAGAAGCAAGTATCAGAATGTTGAGaataaactttttactttttttcattttcaccagTTGTAAAGTGGAATAATTCATCCTTGTTAATttaggtactttttttttcttttttattattgttccCAAAAAGGTCTATTGATCTAAGTGAAGATTGATTTGTGATGATTTTGTggtttaagaaaattatttttagctgTTACAGGTTGTATACCAGTATTTCTTTGGACTTCATTTGAAACCAAAAGATACTTCAAATATGCTGTGTAAATTTTAGGTTTCTAACATGTACTTTACTTAATTTCATCTATTAATGGAAGCATATAGGTGATATAGACGTGTGCCGGAAGCTGGGAGTAGGAAATAGAAAATGGATGACAGAGTCTTGAAATGGTGTATATGGAAGACCAAGGACCTGCCTACAGGGATTGATTAGAGGAAATGAGGAGTTTAACAAAGAAACTGTGTTTTGAGCCTTGGCATAAGGTTTGGAGAAGGGTATTCCAGGCTGAAGGAAAGGCAAGCAGATTTCAGTGAGTGCATAGGCAAGCAGTGAGGAACGGCCTGGCATGGGTGTGGGtacagggagaagggagagaagactGACACGTTGGAATTTGGAATTGAAACAAGCTGAAGATCAGACCTGAAAATATCAGGAATTGCCTTTATTTTGTAGGTGATAGGAACCCATGGTAGTTTGTGAGGAGGAAAAGCAGTATTATGACCCAACACTTGTTTTAGGATGGTCACTGCCAAGAGAAGCAAGTGCAGTTAGGCTGGAGGTGTGGAGATTGGTGACTGATGCTGAAGATACCCagctgagagaagggaagaaagggactCATTTAGATGTATTGCCATGGCATAGGTGAAGTCGCCAAGCTTAGCGTTTGAAGCTGGGGGAAGGCTGTGAGCCCAGTGATTGGGTGGCACACAAGAGATGGTGCAAGGAAAATACATGTAGTGTGTTTTGCAATTTGTACATCTCAGTTTGAAGTGTCCATGACAGAATGCATGTCAGGTATGGCATCAACTCCAACTTACCGCTCCAGGAGTGGGAGGAAGGGAACTATTGGTTTGCTCCCTCACCTACCTGTAGATCTCTGCTATCgtagtttcttttcttgtgaGATCTGTGTCATTTGCTCATATGGCCCTTGCACTATTTTTGTTAGTATCATTTTGTGGACAGAGGAAGATAGTGGAAAGATTCCTGTTGGATATACCACATGTAAAACTTTAGAGTTACCTAGAGAAGTGCAAGTGGGGCCTAGTTCTAGTGAGTGGAGAAGCAGGTAGTGAAAAGGACTTGAAAACTTGGCTGGAAATGTAAAGAAATCATGACAGTGTCTTGAGAGAAGTGAGGGGTAGACTGAGGGATCAGAAGAGTTCAAAGGGAGAAACCaaaggcatttattttattttattttattttattttattttattttatttattttgatacggagtcttgctctgtcgcccaggctggagtacagtggcacaatctctgctcactgcaagctccacctccaaggttcacaccattctcctgcctcagcctcccgagtagcggggactacaggtgcccgccaccacgcctggctaatttttttgtatttttagtagagacggggtttcactgtattagtcaggctggtctcgatctcctgaccttgtgatctgtccacctcggcctcccaaagttctgggattacaggagtgagccaccatgcccggccaggcaCATGTGTTTTTATGAGACAAGGTCCTGGAAAGGTTGGGGTCTACTGGGTCCTGCAGGTCCAGGTGAGCTTAGTCAAGATGGAGAATTTAGATCACCTTGGACAAGTGTCAATCTGGCTGAGCCATGCCTCTTACTGTTATTTGACAGCATCCTGTGTTCTCATCTTCTCTTGATGCCTCACACTGGGATCCCCTGGATGGAAGAGCCTGTCCTACTGGAGGTAATGCCTGGCAAGTAGGTGTTCCATAAATGGTGGGCTGGGTAAGCTAATGACTAGAACCTATCCTTTACACCATTTCTGTCCTCTGAAAATGCAACATTCATGGCCCTCAAAGTGTGGCATAAGGACACTGCATGCAGCGCTGTGGTGATATAGTGATGTGAGCATGGGTTCCGGTGCCAAATACCCACATAGCATCATGACCTCACTGGCTGCCTCACTCCCTGCAAGTGCCTCAACTCGGGCTGTGCTCTGTCATCTGTCCTGTGGGAAGCCTAATGTCACCTGGCAGTGTTGCTGGGAGGATTTGGCGTGTGCgtgcagggcaggggctggccaGCACTCGGTGGGTGCTGGCTACCGCCATCATCCTCTGGCATCAGGGTCAGCTCCGCACCCTGGCGTACAGGTTCGTCAAGTCAAACATCTGTCCCTCATGTCTGTTTGAATGTGTCTCTAGGCAAACATACCCAGAAGAGTTTGATGTGAACTAAATGCTGTGTTTACTTCGATTTGATGTGTCACAAGGAAGAGAGATTCTAGAACCTGAAGCCCACCCCCCACCCGCCTCCAGTGTGCAGCTGAACCAATGAACCCACGTGCTGACCCCGAGGCTCCCCATCTGCATGGCCTCGGCCACCACTGGACCTGGGCCTAGAGAAGTGGGCCCAAACTACTCCTCAGTCCCCTGTGAACTGGGCCCAGACCCTGCCCCTTGTCTCCTTTTACCACAGTGgacagacatttatcaaaagctcactgaaagaagggaaagaggaaataattatagaaaaacagaaattatctACCAGGAATTTTGGGTCAGCTGCTGCTGGTTTCCTAACCTGGTGAACTTTTTAACCAGCTGTGGGGTGAGTGCAGGGGCTTGGGATTTATGAAACCATCGGGTTAAGACCCAGTGCCCAGATAGCATAGAGATTTAGCTGTCTTGGAGTGGGGTCATCAAGCCAGCTTGTCACACGGGGCAGGATCTGCATCTGGGCAGGCGGGCTCCGGAGCCTTCGCTTGGAAACTGCTGTGTTCTGCTTGAGCAGCTTTATGGGAATAAAAACGTCCCCTGCACAAAAGCTTATGGGGTATGCTATGTAAGGTAAGCATGTTTGGCATTTTTCAGGACCTCTCAAAGACCGCTGTGCATTCCTATGAACCTGCCTGCAACTCTCTCCCTGTCGTTTGGGTCATGCTCAGCAGTGTACAGACATGCTCAGGAGTTCCCATCTTTCAAAAGCTCTCTCCCCTTCCACTAGCAAAATGGAAGTCAATTCATGTGAGTTAATGTAAAGCTCTCAAATCCTTTCCTATCTCCCTTAGAATAAAAACCTCTCACCATGGGCGATAGGCCCTCAGAGTATCTGGTCCCTGCTGGGCTTTTCATGACCCTGTCCTACCC containing:
- the LOC105486658 gene encoding uncharacterized protein, encoding MASATTGPGPREVGPNYSSVPCELGPDPAPCLLLPQWTDIYQKLTERRERGNNYRKTEIIYQEFWVSCCWFPNLVNFLTSCGDLSKTAVHSYEPACNSLPVVWVMLSSVQTCSGVPIFQKLSPLPLAKWKSIHTLLSSSIQTLMLLRALSRCPPPGGRAPGSRLETTGSWPQCGSRPACLTLRACLAGRKSAFPGRTEPQAFKASGYCSGTARGQPHIRTP